Genomic DNA from Paenibacillus sp. KS-LC4:
ACACGGAGGAGGCTGCCTCTGCCCCAAATGCGATGTAGTTCGTGGAAAAAATCGATAAGACCATTGCAAAAACAAGTGCGACAGAAATGCGTTTGCTTGCCTTGTTGCCAATCATTATAACTCTCTCCCTTATCTATTCTCTGTTTGTAAAACAATTGCATATTGTGCATTGGACCTAAAATACTGAGACGATGTGCTTACTCTAGAAGATGATAGAAATAGGTCTTTTTGCTCAATAGTATAATACTACCATGGAAAATTATGTGGAGGGAAGATGTTTTATTGAATTTTTCAAAATATTTTGTTGAATAAAGTTGAAAAAAACAGAAAAAACGTATGTATACGTAGGGATTCGAGCAATAATTTATTTTGGGTAACTGTTGTAAATTTAAAAAACGTCAAGGCCATCTTTACATTCCTCAATCAATTCTCTATTAATCTAGTTGCGTGGAAGCATTGCTTGCAGCAGAAGCCTCGACCAATGCTCGCAGCGTCAACAGAACATGCTCCAGCAGGCTCGGAATATCCTCCATTTGCTCCTCGTTGATTTTGCGCTTGAATGTCAGCTTAATCTCATTTTGATGCACCGTCTGCCCCTCTGTATAGATAAAGCTGAGCGTCTGCACAGGAATGGGGTTTTCGGGCCAAATTCGCTGGAATACCGCCTCAATTTGCGGACATTGCTGCTCGAAATTCGTCATTTTCATATGAAAAAGCAAGCTCAGCTCGCAGCCGGGTGCTTCTCCCGTCAGCTCCAATAGCTCGGCGGCGAGCTCCTTCAAGGAGGCTTTGAGCCGCAGCTCAGCAGTTACCGCTTCCTGCCCGGTCAAGTGAAAGGAAAGGCTGAAGGCTCGTCCCATCACGGACATTTCCATCGTGTCCTTGCGGCCAGTTATCTGGATCGTTTCGTCGAGCGTATCCAGATCGTACAGCTGATTTTCAAAAGCAACCTTTAAATTATCGAATACGGTTGGATCAAACATTTTTATCCCTCGCAGTGGTCATATTTTAAATGTCAAAGCACATATTGAAGCGTTTCAATAGAGCTGTGTTTATTATACAACGGATTTCTGGCGGAGGTGGGAGGGAGCGGTTATACTATTTTTAACATTAGAGATTTAAATCGGTGGAGGTGCCGTATGGAGCTGAATTTCAAATCATATGTGGTGAGTGATGATAAGCAGCGTATTCAGGTGCAGGTGGTTGTGGATTATTTGGCAACCAGCTATTGGGCGAGCAAGCGGCCTGCTGCGAAAATTATGAAATCAATTGAAAATTCCATTTGCTATGGCGTATACGAGCTAGTGAATAACCAAGAAAAAATGATTGCTTTTGCCAGAATCATTACGGATGGAGCGACGACCTACTATTTATGTGATGTGTTTGTGCTGGAGGCTTACCGTGGTCAGGGCATTTCCAAAAAACTAATGGAAACGATAACGAATGCTCCAGAGTTCGAAGGGATGACAGGGCTGCTCGGCACGAAGGACGCGCACGGTCTGTATGAGCAATATGGCTTTGAACGGGATCAGGCACGGTTTATGCGCAGACCAGTGCAAATTAATAGAGTTTGAAGGTATAACAGTAAAACCCACCGCTAGCCTTTATCCGGCTGTTGGTGGGTTTGCTTTTTTTAGATGTAGGGGTACCTAGATCCGATTAGTCCACAGTAATCTTCAACACGACCGGATAAGGACTGCGAACCGAGTTCGTCTTCACGACGAGCGCTTCTGCTGTGCGTTCCCAGACAGGCTGCTCCTCGAAGCCGAGCACTTCGATCTGTTGAATAATGCCTTGGAAATCGTGAGATTTCTCCTTCAAAGACGTAATTTTCACCTCGCCGTCCTCTGGATAGACGAGCACGGTCGCATACAGGCAGCTTCCCTTCACCGTAAAGCGGATGTCCTGCGGCGTGAAGATTTTGCTTTTGCCGTCCGTGAACTGCCCTTCCTCTACCTTCGTTGGCCCCTCGCCATAAGTACGCCAGTAGCTTGTACCGTAGATCGCTTCGCCATTTGTCTCAAGCCAGCCCCCAATGGCAAGCAAAATGTCCCGATCCTCCTGAGGAATCGTGCCATCGGCCTTCGGCCCAACATTGAGCAGCAGATTGCCGTTTTTGCTTACGATATCGACCAAATCTTGAATGAGCTCCAGCGGCGATTTATAATCATTGTTAGGCGTATAGCTCCATGAGTTACGGGCTACAGCGGTATCCGTCTGCCAGTAATAAGGCTTCAACTCGGCAAATTGTCCGCGTTCTACATCGGGAACGGCGCTGCCCAGCATGAAAGCATCATGCTTATAATTGATAATGCCTTGAAAGCCGAGCTCTGCGGATTTATTGTAATAATACGCCGCGAGCTTTTTCAAATACGGCTTGAATGAGGCGTGCTGAATCCACCAGTCAAAATATAAAATTTTTGGCTCGTAATTATCAATGAGCTCGCAGCAGCGAATGAGCCAATCCTCCATATATTCATCCGTCGGAGGGGATTCATATTGATTGAAATGATCCTCTGGCTCCGGCATGGATGGCCAGTAAAAGTCGCCGCATACAAGCGGTTCGTGAACGTCGGATTCAAACTTCTTGCCATGCGACATGAAGAACCAATGCTCCGCACGGTGGGATGAGACGGTAAAGGTCAAATTCCGTTGCTCAAAGGCGATTTTCATTTCCTGCAACAAATCCCGTTTAGGCCCCATTTCGTAGGCATTGAAGCGGGAGATGGCGCTTTTGTACATTTGAAAGCCGTCATGATGCTCCGCAACGGGCATTACATATTTCGCTCCCGAGCGCTGGAACAGGTCAGCCCATTCCTCGGCATTAAATTTCTCAGCCTGAAACATCGGGATAAAATCCTTATAGCCAAAGCTTTTATGCTCGCCATAGGTGGCAATATGATGCTCGTATTCCTTGCTGCCCTGAATGTACATATTACGCGAGTACCATTCGCTGCTGAAGGCTGGAACGGAATACAAGCCCCAGTGAATAAAAATGCCGAATTTAGCTTGCTTATACCAAGCCGGTATTTCAAAATCGCTGAGCGATTCCCAATCGTCACGATACGGCCCTTGCGCAATCGTTGCGGTTATTTGCTTCAAATAATCTTGTTTATTCATGGTTATGTTAACCGTCCTTTCTGAATGGAAAGCTATAGGGCTATTCTAGCAAGCGCCAGCAGAATTAAGAATGTGGGACACTAACTTTTATTTGTATAAAATTAACCACGGAAGCAGGTTTGCCTCATGAATGCTCATTCCTTGCTCGCCTATTATTTATCCCATATGCAGATCGAGTTATTTATCGCCCACCATAATACGGTCAGCACGGAATGGCGTGATCTCGATTTTACGCCGGATTACAGCAAATTTTATTTCATCGAGCATGGCAGCGGCTGGCTCAAAATTGGCGATGAGGAGTATGCTCCTGTTCCAGGTCAGCTTATTCTGATGCCGGAGGGAGTGCCTCAATCGTATTCGGTTATAAAGGGGAGCGACACCTACCGTAAATATTGGTGTCATTTCAGCGCCAAGGTTGGAGAAATCAACCTGTTCAAGCTGCTGGATATGCCCTATCTCTGCACGGCTGTTGATCAGGAGCGGGTGCGGACGATTTTTGCCGAGCTGGTGCTTTATGCGAATGATCAGACGGTCTACGCTAGGCTGCTTGCCAAAGCGAAGCTGCTGGAGCTGTTTTCGTTGTTCGTTATGCAGCAGGGCGAGGAGAGCATCAGCTTGAAAAAGGCGGCAGTTACTCAGCGGCTGACTGAGATTTTGAGCTATATCCAGTTGAATAGCGGCAGCGACATTACCATTCAAGATTTGGCGCAGCGGGCATGCCTGCATCCGAACTATTTTATAAGAATGTTCAAGGAGCAAATGGGGGTGCCGCCGATTCAGTACATCGCCCGTTTGAAAATTGAAAAGGCAAAGGAGCTGCTGGCTGACTCCTCGCTCAGCGTTAGCGAGGTTGCCGAGCAGACGGGCTTTAATGACCTGTTTTATTTTTCCAAGCAATTCAAGAAAATAGCGGGAGTGTCTCCGACGGAGTTTAGAAAACAAGGATCATAAACGTTATTCCCTCCAGCCCCTCAATGACGGATATCTTTCCCTGACGCAGCCAATAATAAAGTGTCGCAACCTATTGGCGCTGTCAGAGAAATCCAATCTTGAGAATACGGGAGGCAGATGCATGTTTAAACGCTTGGATGAAGTGTTGATCGAAATTCCGAATGTCGGGCGGCCTGAGCCGAACGCGGCTGCTGCTGTGCAAGAGCTGCTGGGCGGGAAATTTGGCGAAATGTCTACGCTCAACAACTATTTGTACCAGTCGTTTAATTTTCGCTCGAAATCGAAGCTGCGTCCGTTTTATGATTTGGTTACGAGCATTACAGCAGAGGAGCTTGGCCACGTCGAGCTTGTCTCCCACGCGATAAACCACTGCCTGCATGGCTCTACATCGCCGGGCAAGCCGGATGAATCGCCGCTGAAATCGGTGAAGGACTGGCGCATGTCGCTACCGTTTCTATCTGGTGGACAAGGCGCATTGCCTGTTGATTCCATGGGCAGGCCATGGACGGGCGAGAATGTATTTAATAGCGGGGATTTGGTTGAGGATTTGCTGCATAACTTCTTTCTGGAGGTAGGCGCCAGAACCCACAAAATGAAGGTGTACGAAATGACCTCCCATCCGGCTGCGCGCGAAGTGGTAGGTTATTTGCTCGTGCGGGGCGGTGTTCATGTAGTAGCCTATGCTAAAGCGCTGCAAGTAGCAACCGGCGTAGATGTAACCAAGCTGATTCCGATTCCTTCACTTAATAATAAAGCGTTCAATGAAGCGCGCAAGTATGAGGAGAAGGGCGTTCATACGAAGCTGTATACGTACAGCGACAATGATTTTAAAACGATCGACCAAATTTGGAAGGGCACGCATCCAGAGGATGGGCAGCCGCTTGAGGTTATCCATGGGGTGCCGAAGGGCGTGCCTGTACCGGAATATCCAGAGGTGGAGGAAGAATTTGCGCCGGGCATTTCTGC
This window encodes:
- a CDS encoding GNAT family N-acetyltransferase; amino-acid sequence: MELNFKSYVVSDDKQRIQVQVVVDYLATSYWASKRPAAKIMKSIENSICYGVYELVNNQEKMIAFARIITDGATTYYLCDVFVLEAYRGQGISKKLMETITNAPEFEGMTGLLGTKDAHGLYEQYGFERDQARFMRRPVQINRV
- a CDS encoding AraC family transcriptional regulator, encoding MNAHSLLAYYLSHMQIELFIAHHNTVSTEWRDLDFTPDYSKFYFIEHGSGWLKIGDEEYAPVPGQLILMPEGVPQSYSVIKGSDTYRKYWCHFSAKVGEINLFKLLDMPYLCTAVDQERVRTIFAELVLYANDQTVYARLLAKAKLLELFSLFVMQQGEESISLKKAAVTQRLTEILSYIQLNSGSDITIQDLAQRACLHPNYFIRMFKEQMGVPPIQYIARLKIEKAKELLADSSLSVSEVAEQTGFNDLFYFSKQFKKIAGVSPTEFRKQGS
- a CDS encoding alpha-L-fucosidase, with the protein product MNKQDYLKQITATIAQGPYRDDWESLSDFEIPAWYKQAKFGIFIHWGLYSVPAFSSEWYSRNMYIQGSKEYEHHIATYGEHKSFGYKDFIPMFQAEKFNAEEWADLFQRSGAKYVMPVAEHHDGFQMYKSAISRFNAYEMGPKRDLLQEMKIAFEQRNLTFTVSSHRAEHWFFMSHGKKFESDVHEPLVCGDFYWPSMPEPEDHFNQYESPPTDEYMEDWLIRCCELIDNYEPKILYFDWWIQHASFKPYLKKLAAYYYNKSAELGFQGIINYKHDAFMLGSAVPDVERGQFAELKPYYWQTDTAVARNSWSYTPNNDYKSPLELIQDLVDIVSKNGNLLLNVGPKADGTIPQEDRDILLAIGGWLETNGEAIYGTSYWRTYGEGPTKVEEGQFTDGKSKIFTPQDIRFTVKGSCLYATVLVYPEDGEVKITSLKEKSHDFQGIIQQIEVLGFEEQPVWERTAEALVVKTNSVRSPYPVVLKITVD
- a CDS encoding manganese catalase family protein is translated as MFKRLDEVLIEIPNVGRPEPNAAAAVQELLGGKFGEMSTLNNYLYQSFNFRSKSKLRPFYDLVTSITAEELGHVELVSHAINHCLHGSTSPGKPDESPLKSVKDWRMSLPFLSGGQGALPVDSMGRPWTGENVFNSGDLVEDLLHNFFLEVGARTHKMKVYEMTSHPAAREVVGYLLVRGGVHVVAYAKALQVATGVDVTKLIPIPSLNNKAFNEARKYEEKGVHTKLYTYSDNDFKTIDQIWKGTHPEDGQPLEVIHGVPKGVPVPEYPEVEEEFAPGISAEDFAAIAERLKAAGNIH